CCTCCTCTGCGAGATGCTCATAGTAGTCCCCGAAGAACCCTTCCCGGACTACTGCAGGTTTAGAACGATCCTCCACGCTGGATCCTGACGACATCGACAAACGCCTCCATCACATCTCAAATGCTGCGTCCTTGCAGCCCACATGGCGAGCCTAACGCTTTAGACGACGCCTTGCTCTGGAATAAACGACAGAGGATTTGCCATTTTGCTGGACGGGTGCACAGACCATTTTTGCGATTGCGAGCCGCAATGCAGATTCGGGCGCAGCTTCGAAGAGCACAGCGCCGGACAACAGGGCAGCGTCGCACGCTTCAGGATCGGATGGAAGGAATACCTCGATGCCATGACCGGGGCCGTACCGCTCCCATGCCTCGCGGAGTTCACGTTCGGGTGAGCGGCCAGCCGATGCGGCCCGGACCTTGTTCAATACCACGCGGGGAGCCGCATGCGGGACTGCCCGTTCAAGCTCGGCGAGGCCACGTACGAGTCGCGGAACCCCGACCGCATCGGCCGCGCCGACGGCGTAAACGGTGTCCGCCAGTTCGATGCTGCGGAGGGTTGCCGCATTGCGTCGAGGGGCCATGGTGTCGAAGCTGAGTTCCTCGTCCGCTTCGAGGCAGAAACCTGCATCGACCACGACGACGTCGGCGATCGCCTTGGCGAGTTCAAGTACCGACGAAAGCGCGGCGGCCCGGAGCTCCGGCCACCGGTCCGCGCGGGTAATGCCGGTAAGAACCCGGAAACTCGTGGCCTTGGCGAAGACCGGCGCGGCGATCCGCTTGAGGGAGTCAGCATCCAGCAATCCCTGGTCCGCCAGTCGACAAGATTGCGCCAGTCCGGCGGATTCGTCCAGCAAACCAAGCGATGCTGCGACACTGGCCCCGTAGCTGTCTGCATCGAGAAGGATCACTGATTTGCCTTCAGCCGCCAGTTCCGCGGCAACGTTGACAGCCACAAGAGTCCTGCCCGGTGCCCCGGTGGGCCCCCAGACTGCGATGATCCGGCCGGCGCCTGCCAGCATGCGCTCCGGTTCATCCGCCGCGCCGGTGGGACGGAGTTCTGCGCCGGTGTCCGCAAACCCGGAATCCCGATGTTCCGCGCGTCGCCTTCCCTGCCCGGGCAGCTGGCCTACGGCATCGGAAATCCTGGAAGCCAGCGTTGCCGAATCTACATCCAGCGACGCGGTCACGACGCCGATGCTCCGCAGACGGCCCGATTCCTCCGGGTCATCGCTCAGTGCAACAACGGAGACTCCGACAGCCGCCAGCCGGTCGACCAGCGAC
This genomic interval from Arthrobacter sp. FW306-2-2C-D06B contains the following:
- a CDS encoding AAA family ATPase; translation: MSIPVVTVGQSREDLVGGLERLHGPVTVVRRCGELAELLAACQSGLARAAVIAEGAEELTASLVDRLAAVGVSVVALSDDPEESGRLRSIGVVTASLDVDSATLASRISDAVGQLPGQGRRRAEHRDSGFADTGAELRPTGAADEPERMLAGAGRIIAVWGPTGAPGRTLVAVNVAAELAAEGKSVILLDADSYGASVAASLGLLDESAGLAQSCRLADQGLLDADSLKRIAAPVFAKATSFRVLTGITRADRWPELRAAALSSVLELAKAIADVVVVDAGFCLEADEELSFDTMAPRRNAATLRSIELADTVYAVGAADAVGVPRLVRGLAELERAVPHAAPRVVLNKVRAASAGRSPERELREAWERYGPGHGIEVFLPSDPEACDAALLSGAVLFEAAPESALRLAIAKMVCAPVQQNGKSSVVYSRARRRLKR